The following coding sequences are from one Haemophilus haemolyticus window:
- the rbsD gene encoding D-ribose pyranase has product MKKTALLNAQLSHCIATLGHTENLTICDAGLPIPLSVERIDLALTAGVPSFLQTFNVVTNEMYVERVVIAEEIKEKNPEILTALLTQLQQLESHQGNQIQVEFVSHETFKKFTLESKAIVRTGECSPYANVILYSGVPF; this is encoded by the coding sequence ATGAAAAAAACAGCTTTATTGAATGCGCAACTTTCGCATTGCATTGCTACGCTTGGTCATACGGAAAATTTGACGATTTGCGATGCGGGACTTCCAATTCCGTTAAGTGTGGAACGTATCGATCTCGCATTAACTGCGGGTGTACCAAGTTTTTTACAAACGTTTAATGTAGTAACGAATGAAATGTATGTTGAACGCGTTGTTATTGCAGAAGAAATTAAAGAAAAAAATCCAGAAATATTGACCGCACTTTTAACACAACTTCAACAACTTGAAAGCCATCAGGGTAATCAAATACAAGTGGAATTTGTATCACACGAAACTTTTAAAAAATTCACCCTCGAAAGTAAAGCTATTGTTCGTACTGGCGAATGTTCACCTTATGCCAATGTGATTTTATATTCTGGCGTGCCATTTTAA